aaaAAGTAGCAAACTTCGCCGATATTAATAATTTGGTCTGAATAGTCTAAAACTTAAAGAATTGACAACAACCCACTAAATTCTTCAACGAAGTGAAAGTTATAGATGAAAGCTTCACCAGCCAACAAGGCTATTGCCGATTTTACTAAGCTTTGAACTCAAAGGCAGTGATGATGAATTGACGCAAGAACGTAAATGCTGGATTCCGTAGGATTTTTATAACTTCTTGATGAGTATACCTTGGGATTGTGAGTAAACACAATTGTCAATATATTGGTACGATTTTGGGGTTTGAGAAACATTTAAAGAATTGAGTAATTGTATGGTGGATTCTTTGTAGCTACTTCTCTCTATAAGGTAAAGACCGACATCGGACGAAATCATGTATATttctagtgttttttttttcatatcatttCTCATTGATTTCTCTAGTAATTTTTTCATCCGAGTTAAGTTTTGAATTGCAACATCAGTTAGTTTCCGCTTTATTTTACAATAAAACGTGTGTTTTAACAAAATTCTTACTACTTATGATGTGAGCACCATGAAAGAGCGAATAAATCATCAAATCGACCGTGGAAGAAGCCATCACATTGTATGTGCTAATGATCCGATTAAAAACCAACGCTCGAATTGCAGCTAATAGAGAGAAGTGCATCAACCATTAATCATCCATTTATCAAGAAGGCAACTATAATTtacaaagcaaaaataaaaattaaataaaaaagagtgcTGGATATGTAAATCCTGAATTTTAAGTATGGAAAAGTctaaaatgctaaaaaaaaacgaaagtgATATGTAATTTGGCAAGAAATGGAAATTCAGGTGATGAATGCGACTGAGTTTCTTCTTGTATCATCGGTGATGACATTACAAAGCCCgtgaaataaaagataaaattgcaaGACGAATTCCGAGAAAGAAGTGATTGGGAATTTCGCTGTCAAATGTCTTTTGAAAAccagaaagagtaatccatcTCTATGTGCCCCCTCagcaagattaaaaaaaaaaaaaaatctatccgAATCAATTGGGGGTAAGCACCGGTCCTGATTTAACTTGGGAAACGGCCAAGATCAaggtggttcccggttccaaaaATTTAGAGCTGGCAACTAATAAAACAAGCTTGACCCGACAttattttcaactttaaatTTGAGTCCTAAATTGCTATTTAGATTGAAGATCCATATTaaccatgcaattttttttttttttaaaacacaaGGCTTAATTGATCATAATTGGAATGTAAGCTCACATGCTTATGCTACATTTCGTTTAGCTTTTGGGAAAGCCTTTTTAAGGAAATGCAAAAGATGTCAAGCTAAATGAttttttcgaaatgcaaatagTATTTGGCGACATGGAATGTAGAAGCGCATTGTGAAGCAACTTTAGTTTAAATTTTGCTAGGAAAAAAACCACACTGTTAATAACTTTTGCTAATTAAAAATAAACGAACCCGAAACCCTTCGTTGGATGCAACCGAGACTAGCAACTGTCGCGTGAAAATGGTAGGGGCATTTCTGGAATTCCAAAAATTCAGCGAGGGCAGAgtgggaagaaaaaaatacattagCATTCCAGAAATACTCGAAACACAAAGTTGAGTAGTATTCCAATGGGGCTAGTAAATACCTATGAAGGACTTTGGAAGTGCGATGCTTCTAGCTCTCGAGACAAACGACCACTACATTAAGACAACTATGAGTTGGGTCTTCCCGTTTGGCTGAGTTGATTACGAGGTACACGGGAACCCATCGCACCGGGCAGCGACGTCAAGACAAGAAGATTTGAACATAAAGATCCGTCTACCGAAACATGGTAAGTTCCTAGGTATTGAAATTAAACCTCTGCGTCGTCCAACTGCCGAAGGACGGCCGGGGGGGACGCCACGGGGCACAACAGTGGCGAACGAGGTTCGACGTTTCGCCTCAAATGCCCAATGGTTGCCCCTTGAACGGGATCGGAAAGGCGAATGATGCATCGTTATCTCTATCGTTGATGGCTCCTCGACGGCTGACTGAAAAACAAAGGATCCCTCGTGTGGTTTACACTGTTACCGGACTCAGCGTCCAGCAAAAGAGTCTCCATCCTTCTTCCGACCTCAGTACCGATCGCATCGTACGGCGTCCAATATCGCCACGTCAGCCCTGATGGGGTCGTTCCGGGTTTTTCGTATATATTATAGTGGGACACGATCCAGGAGGACTCATCGAGCTCACCGTTCTTGATTCTCCGTTTTTTGTACGCTTTCGCGACGAGTCGTCACCACCTAAGCTATTTTGCATCTTCTTCTCGAAGCCCGTGTGTGGTTTATATAGCATCCACGCGCTCGGCGTGTGGATTCCATGAGCAGGCCACGCTCTCCATCCACTCGGACGCTTTGCGATCTTGCAACCTTGGGGATTCCTCATGCAGAGCCAGCTTCCGTCGACAGCGGGGGAGAAGGCCGAGGCCACCGACGCACCGGGTAACGAGCTGTTGCAGCGGGCACAGTGGCTCCGGGCCGCCATTCTTGGGGCTAACGACGGGCTGCTCTCGACCACGTCGTTGATGCTCGGCGTCGGCGCCGCCAGGGATGATCGTCGGTCCATGGTCTTCTCGGGCATCGCGGGGGCTCTCGCGGGCGCTTTAAGCATGGCGGTCGGAGAGTTCGTCTCGGTCTCGACCCAGAGAGAGATCGAGCAGGCGAACCTTGAGAAGCGCGCCTCTGTGGCCAAGATGGAGAAGCCAGAAGAGATTAAGATCACCGTCACTGCTGCCAAGCACGACGAGACCGACTCGGCAGAGCAAACTCAGCGGACCCCTACCGGAAGCACTCCGCACAGGATGTTGATCTGCGAAATCTCGGAAAAGGGTTCGCCGGCGACGGGGGTGGAGCCTCAGTCGATCGCGCTATTCTCGCCGAGATCGCCTGCGCTCAAGGTGTATGCGGAAAACACTGCGAAAGCAAAGCAGGAAGCAATCTGCGAAGAAGAAGCTTTACCCAACCCTTACAAAGCTGCTGCCGCGTCTGCCTTGGCTTTCCTCTGCGGGTCATTGTTTCCTCTGTTGCCGGCCATCTTCGTCGCTCAACACACGCTCAGGGTCGTGTTTGTCGTGGTGGTTGCCTCCATAGCTCTTGCTCTGTTCGGAGGCGTTGGAGCTCATCTCGGCGGTTCGCCGGTGAAGGTCTCGGCCGCGAGGGTTCTAGTCGGTGGGTGGATTGCCATGGGAATCACTTACGGGTTGCTCAAGCCTTTCGATAAAGATGATGACAAGTAGTTTCAAAGGCGGCCACACCTGTCTCGTCAATTTCTCTGTTGACGGCTAGAACTGACAGTTGCGACCCATAAAATCCGTTGCTGCTTTTCCATTCTCCGTCTTCTTCATTGATATGTGACAGATGACATGCATAGATGCACTGCTGCTTTTCCATTccgtcttttcttcttcttgtagcTGTACTGTCGCGGACATTGA
Above is a window of Eucalyptus grandis isolate ANBG69807.140 chromosome 9, ASM1654582v1, whole genome shotgun sequence DNA encoding:
- the LOC104420734 gene encoding vacuolar iron transporter homolog 5-like, producing the protein MPNGCPLNGIGKANDASLSLSLMAPRRLTEKQRIPRVVYTVTGLSVQQKSLHPSSDLSTDRISQLPSTAGEKAEATDAPGNELLQRAQWLRAAILGANDGLLSTTSLMLGVGAARDDRRSMVFSGIAGALAGALSMAVGEFVSVSTQREIEQANLEKRQEAICEEEALPNPYKAAAASALAFLCGSLFPLLPAIFVAQHTLRVVFVVVVASIALALFGGVGAHLGGSPVKVSAARVLVGGWIAMGITYGLLKPFDKDDDK